The following are encoded together in the Actinoplanes sp. N902-109 genome:
- a CDS encoding GlxA family transcriptional regulator codes for MSRVVFVLVPGLHLLDLAGAAQVFSTAADFGHDYGLSYVGERSEIPSHQGVPLRAETEWPELDRNDLIVVPGWRAPHLAGTGHLETRTLHRIAAHHTAGGTVASVCAGADALGRAGLLDGRRCTTHHDLQEVLARRYPRAEVVRDVLYVSHDRVVTSAGIASGIDLALHLLAVRHGAAVAARVARQMVVYARRNGDDQQESAMLRHRAHLSDAVHRVQDRIDAHFAEPLPLGDLAHAAGVSERTLTRRFEAATGHTPLRYQQLLRLERAEHLISHGATIESAARAVGFGDARMLRRLRSRRPPA; via the coding sequence GTGAGTCGCGTCGTCTTCGTTCTGGTGCCCGGCCTGCACCTGCTCGACCTTGCCGGCGCGGCCCAGGTGTTCTCCACCGCCGCTGATTTCGGGCACGACTACGGTCTCTCGTACGTCGGGGAACGGTCGGAAATTCCGAGCCACCAAGGCGTACCGTTGCGCGCCGAGACCGAATGGCCGGAGCTGGACCGGAACGATCTGATTGTGGTTCCCGGCTGGCGTGCGCCGCACCTGGCCGGGACCGGCCACCTGGAAACGCGGACGCTGCACCGGATCGCCGCCCACCACACCGCGGGCGGCACGGTCGCCAGCGTGTGCGCCGGCGCGGACGCACTCGGTCGCGCCGGGCTGCTCGACGGCCGCCGCTGCACCACCCACCACGATCTGCAGGAGGTGCTGGCCCGCCGGTATCCACGCGCCGAGGTCGTTCGCGACGTCCTCTACGTGTCGCACGACCGGGTGGTGACGTCGGCAGGTATCGCCAGCGGCATCGACCTCGCGTTGCACCTGCTCGCGGTCCGGCACGGCGCGGCGGTGGCCGCCAGGGTGGCGCGGCAGATGGTCGTGTACGCCCGCCGCAACGGCGATGACCAGCAGGAAAGCGCAATGCTCCGGCACCGCGCCCACCTCAGCGACGCCGTGCACCGGGTGCAGGATCGCATCGACGCCCACTTCGCCGAACCGCTGCCCCTCGGCGACCTGGCCCACGCGGCCGGCGTCAGCGAGCGCACCCTCACCCGCCGCTTCGAGGCCGCGACCGGCCACACCCCGCTGCGCTACCAGCAGCTCCTACGCCTGGAACGCGCGGAACACCTCATCAGCCACGGCGCCACCATCGAATCAGCAGCCCGAGCCGTCGGCTTCGGTGACGCCCGCATGCTCCGCCGACTCCGCAGCCGCCGCCCACCGGCCTGA
- a CDS encoding alpha/beta hydrolase encodes MAGMAGALLAATVAVPVTAAPAVPTSVESDRVDRVPTPKLGWYSCYGTAQCATTRLPLDYDDPNGPTTEIAVLRIKAKDQKHKIGSLFLNPGGPGGSGTGFALAAPYFLSESLLQRFDIVGVDPRGVGASENVRCWSSTKEQSTVLQDMSVAFPWGSAEEKKYVAAAKKFGQACSTTGRPLTGAASTAEVARDMDVLRRAVGDEKLSYLGFSYGTAIGQYYANMFPDRFRALVVDGVLDPEHWVGTAATANQEQDERLRSADGAYKALIELLKRCDKAGEKYCVFAAGNPVKKFETIAQRLRRKPLTFTDEFGTYTITYADFVGGILGTLYGVDAGDGVTWIAQEVWTLLDPPSAAAADKAKLAVIKRIEKARNRPARDFPYDNSYEAFAAVNCTDALHPKDASSYPALMAKADKRAPYFGRAWGWGTAQCARKTWTVHDEDAYTGPWTARTEAPVLLVGTKWDPATNYNDAVSAAKRLPNSRLLSNTNWGHTSYGTSACATTAIDNYLMTGVLPAKGTTCEGEYQPFTTPLPSDQGQGEAEAAAKATQGLPPVTAPLPISTLNGNR; translated from the coding sequence ATGGCGGGAATGGCGGGCGCACTGCTCGCGGCCACCGTCGCGGTCCCGGTCACAGCGGCTCCGGCCGTCCCCACCTCGGTGGAGAGCGACCGGGTCGACCGCGTCCCGACCCCGAAACTCGGCTGGTATTCGTGCTACGGCACCGCGCAATGCGCCACCACCCGGCTCCCGCTGGACTACGACGACCCGAACGGCCCGACGACCGAGATCGCCGTGCTGCGGATCAAGGCCAAGGATCAGAAACACAAAATCGGCAGCCTGTTCCTCAACCCGGGCGGTCCCGGCGGCTCCGGCACCGGTTTCGCCCTGGCCGCACCGTACTTCCTCAGCGAATCCCTGCTGCAGCGCTTCGACATCGTCGGCGTCGACCCGCGCGGCGTGGGCGCCAGTGAGAATGTGCGCTGCTGGTCCTCGACCAAGGAGCAGAGCACGGTCCTGCAGGACATGAGCGTCGCATTCCCCTGGGGCAGCGCCGAGGAGAAGAAATACGTCGCCGCGGCGAAGAAGTTCGGCCAGGCATGCTCGACCACCGGCCGCCCGCTGACCGGAGCCGCCTCGACCGCCGAAGTCGCCCGCGACATGGACGTGCTGCGCCGAGCGGTCGGTGACGAGAAGCTGAGTTATTTGGGCTTCAGCTACGGCACCGCAATCGGCCAGTACTACGCCAACATGTTCCCCGACCGGTTCCGCGCCCTGGTGGTCGACGGCGTTCTCGACCCCGAGCACTGGGTCGGCACGGCCGCCACGGCCAACCAGGAGCAGGACGAACGCCTGCGCTCGGCCGACGGTGCGTACAAGGCCCTGATCGAACTGCTCAAGCGCTGCGACAAAGCGGGCGAGAAATACTGCGTGTTCGCCGCGGGCAACCCGGTGAAGAAGTTCGAGACAATCGCGCAGCGGCTCCGCCGGAAACCGCTTACCTTCACCGACGAGTTCGGCACGTACACCATTACGTACGCTGATTTCGTCGGCGGCATCCTCGGCACCCTCTACGGCGTGGACGCGGGCGACGGGGTCACCTGGATCGCCCAGGAGGTGTGGACGCTGCTCGACCCGCCCTCGGCAGCCGCGGCCGACAAGGCGAAACTCGCGGTCATCAAGCGGATCGAGAAAGCCCGCAACCGCCCGGCCCGAGATTTCCCGTACGACAACAGCTACGAGGCCTTCGCCGCCGTCAACTGCACCGATGCCCTGCACCCGAAGGACGCGAGCAGCTACCCGGCACTGATGGCCAAGGCGGACAAACGCGCCCCCTATTTCGGCCGCGCCTGGGGCTGGGGCACCGCCCAGTGCGCCCGCAAAACCTGGACCGTCCACGACGAGGACGCCTACACCGGCCCGTGGACCGCCCGGACGGAGGCCCCGGTCCTGCTGGTAGGCACCAAGTGGGACCCGGCCACCAACTACAACGACGCGGTCTCGGCAGCCAAGCGCCTTCCCAACAGCCGCCTGCTGTCCAACACCAACTGGGGCCACACCTCGTACGGAACCTCGGCCTGCGCCACCACAGCGATCGACAACTACCTGATGACGGGCGTCCTCCCGGCCAAGGGCACCACCTGTGAGGGCGAGTACCAGCCGTTCACCACACCGTTGCCGTCGGACCAGGGACAAGGGGAAGCGGAAGCAGCCGCCAAGGCGACCCAGGGCCTGCCCCCGGTAACCGCCCCCCTGCCGATCTCCACCCTCAACGGCAACCGCTGA
- a CDS encoding sugar kinase yields MTAPGPGLVTFGETMGVVAADSIGRLQHARGFTFGIGGAESNVAIGVARLGGSATWLGRLGPDAAGELIEHRLRAEGVETVVLPDPSFTGLMVKHRRTGSVLHVDYHRAGSAGSRLTPADIPPALVRSAGVLHVTGITPALGDTARATVFHAVETARAAGVPVSIDLNYRAKLWSRFDAAPVLRDLVGRADVVFAGPDEAALIVDGPPVAGLAALGPAEVVVKDGARGCEALLDGYHHQVPAVPVTVVDAVGAGDAFVAGYLAERLAGAGPPARLATAVAAGAFAVTVPGDCEGLPSRDDLRLLVSATDNVAR; encoded by the coding sequence ATGACCGCACCCGGTCCGGGGCTGGTCACCTTTGGCGAGACCATGGGGGTGGTCGCGGCCGACAGCATCGGGCGGTTGCAGCATGCCCGCGGTTTCACGTTCGGTATCGGCGGCGCGGAGAGCAATGTGGCCATCGGCGTCGCGCGGCTGGGCGGGTCGGCGACCTGGCTCGGCCGGCTGGGCCCGGACGCCGCCGGTGAGCTGATCGAGCACCGGCTGCGCGCCGAGGGCGTCGAGACGGTGGTGCTGCCCGACCCCTCGTTCACCGGTCTGATGGTCAAGCACCGGCGCACCGGCTCGGTGCTGCACGTCGACTACCACCGCGCCGGCAGCGCCGGGTCCCGGCTCACTCCCGCCGACATCCCGCCCGCTCTCGTACGGTCAGCCGGGGTCCTGCACGTCACCGGCATCACGCCCGCACTGGGCGACACGGCGCGGGCGACGGTGTTCCACGCGGTGGAGACTGCCCGGGCGGCCGGGGTGCCGGTGTCGATCGACCTCAACTACCGGGCCAAGCTGTGGTCGCGCTTCGACGCCGCCCCGGTGCTGCGCGACCTGGTGGGCCGGGCCGATGTGGTGTTCGCCGGCCCCGACGAGGCGGCGCTGATCGTGGACGGCCCGCCGGTGGCCGGGCTGGCGGCGCTGGGGCCGGCCGAGGTGGTGGTCAAGGACGGCGCCCGCGGCTGCGAGGCCCTGCTCGACGGCTACCACCACCAGGTGCCCGCGGTGCCGGTGACGGTGGTCGACGCGGTGGGCGCGGGTGACGCCTTCGTCGCGGGCTATCTCGCCGAGCGGCTGGCCGGCGCCGGCCCACCGGCCCGGCTGGCCACGGCGGTGGCGGCGGGCGCGTTCGCGGTCACCGTGCCCGGCGACTGCGAGGGTCTGCCCAGCCGCGACGACCTGCGCCTGCTGGTGTCGGCCACCGACAACGTGGCGCGCTGA
- a CDS encoding bifunctional 4-hydroxy-2-oxoglutarate aldolase/2-dehydro-3-deoxy-phosphogluconate aldolase, whose amino-acid sequence MTQSVTESIVRSGVVAVLRAPTADSFAAVSEVLVGAGITALEVTLTCTGALEAIAGLRRQLPAHVMLGAGTVLSPDDAKASVAAGAAFLVTPVLVAGLEEAGVPVFPGAFTPTEIYTASRTAPLVKLFPAAAVGPRYLKDLHGPLPGVRIMPTGGIAIDDIAAWLTAGAAAVGMGGPLLGDAATGGSLSALADRARRAVDAVAYARS is encoded by the coding sequence ATGACGCAGTCGGTTACCGAGTCGATCGTTCGCAGCGGGGTGGTTGCCGTGCTCCGGGCGCCCACCGCGGATTCCTTCGCCGCGGTGAGCGAGGTGCTCGTGGGCGCCGGCATCACCGCGCTCGAGGTGACCTTGACGTGCACCGGCGCGCTCGAGGCCATCGCCGGGCTGCGGCGTCAGCTGCCCGCCCACGTCATGCTCGGGGCGGGCACGGTGCTCAGCCCGGACGACGCCAAGGCCAGCGTGGCCGCGGGGGCCGCGTTCCTGGTCACCCCGGTGCTGGTGGCCGGGCTGGAGGAGGCCGGCGTCCCGGTCTTCCCGGGGGCGTTCACCCCCACCGAGATCTACACCGCCAGCCGCACCGCGCCGCTGGTCAAGCTGTTCCCGGCCGCGGCGGTGGGCCCGCGTTACCTCAAGGATCTGCACGGCCCGCTGCCCGGCGTGCGGATCATGCCCACCGGCGGCATCGCCATCGACGACATCGCCGCCTGGCTGACCGCCGGTGCGGCCGCCGTGGGGATGGGCGGGCCGCTGCTCGGTGACGCCGCGACCGGGGGCAGCCTGAGCGCGCTGGCCGACCGGGCGCGCCGGGCCGTGGACGCCGTCGCCTACGCCCGCTCATGA
- a CDS encoding alpha-glucosidase yields the protein MDNPWWHSAVVYQIYPRSFADADGDGMGDLRGIIQHLDHIAGLGVDVIWLSPVYPSPQDDNGYDISDYQGIDPLFGSLADFDELLAGVHERGMRLVMDLVVNHSSDEHPWFAESRTGKDSPKRDWYWWRPARAGMEPGTPGAEPTNWGSVFGGPAWQYDPQSGEYYLHIFSPKQPDLNWENPEVRDAIYAMMNWWLDRGVDGFRMDVIDHISKTEPLADGAVRPGSRYGDGAPFYMHGPRNHEFLREMHERVFAGREALLTVGEMPGVTVEEARLYTDPARAEVDMVFNFDHVWVDRGADPWLLYPLQLTKLKAIFARWQAGLADVGWNSLYWNNHDQPRVVSRYGDDSVEWRERSAKMLGAVLHLHRGTPYVYQGEEIGMTNYPFRSIADFRDIEALGQYAQAVDHEGRDPQDVLTVLRARSRDNARTPMQWDASPNAGFSTGTPWLAVNPDYTEVNAAAAAKDPESVYHFYRQLIALRHDEPAVVYGDFTMLLPDDERLYAYTRRHGSTELLVIGNFTGDAVVAGLADAGAWSSAELLLTNAPAPHDWELAPWQVVIYRRRVSR from the coding sequence ATGGACAACCCCTGGTGGCACAGCGCCGTCGTTTATCAGATCTACCCCCGCAGCTTCGCCGACGCCGACGGGGACGGCATGGGCGACCTGCGCGGGATCATCCAGCATCTGGACCACATCGCCGGCTTGGGCGTGGACGTCATCTGGCTGTCGCCGGTCTATCCGTCCCCGCAGGACGACAACGGCTACGACATTAGCGACTACCAGGGGATCGACCCGCTGTTCGGCTCGCTGGCCGACTTCGACGAGTTGCTGGCCGGGGTGCACGAGCGCGGCATGCGGCTGGTCATGGATCTGGTCGTCAACCACTCCTCGGACGAGCACCCCTGGTTCGCCGAGAGCCGGACGGGCAAGGACAGCCCGAAACGCGACTGGTACTGGTGGCGCCCGGCCCGCGCGGGCATGGAACCCGGCACGCCCGGCGCCGAGCCCACCAACTGGGGTTCGGTCTTCGGCGGCCCGGCCTGGCAGTACGACCCGCAGAGCGGTGAGTACTACCTGCACATCTTCAGCCCGAAGCAGCCCGACCTCAACTGGGAGAACCCCGAGGTCCGCGACGCGATCTACGCGATGATGAACTGGTGGCTGGACCGCGGGGTGGACGGCTTCCGGATGGACGTCATCGACCACATCTCCAAGACCGAACCGCTGGCCGACGGCGCGGTGCGGCCCGGTTCCCGGTACGGCGACGGGGCGCCCTTCTACATGCACGGACCGCGCAACCACGAGTTCCTGCGGGAGATGCACGAGCGGGTCTTCGCCGGCCGCGAGGCGCTGCTGACCGTCGGCGAGATGCCCGGGGTGACCGTGGAGGAGGCCAGGCTGTACACCGACCCGGCGCGCGCCGAGGTCGACATGGTGTTCAACTTCGACCACGTCTGGGTCGACCGGGGTGCGGACCCGTGGCTGCTGTACCCGCTCCAGCTGACCAAGCTCAAGGCCATCTTCGCGCGCTGGCAGGCCGGGCTCGCCGACGTCGGGTGGAACAGTCTCTACTGGAACAACCACGACCAGCCGAGGGTGGTGTCCCGCTACGGTGACGACTCGGTGGAGTGGCGCGAGCGCTCGGCGAAGATGCTCGGCGCGGTGCTGCACCTGCACCGCGGCACGCCGTACGTGTACCAGGGCGAAGAGATCGGCATGACCAACTACCCGTTCCGGTCCATCGCCGACTTCCGCGACATCGAGGCGCTCGGCCAGTACGCCCAGGCCGTCGACCACGAGGGCCGCGACCCGCAGGACGTGCTGACCGTGCTGCGCGCCCGCAGCCGCGACAACGCGCGTACGCCGATGCAGTGGGACGCGTCGCCGAACGCCGGGTTCAGCACCGGCACCCCGTGGCTGGCCGTCAACCCCGACTACACCGAGGTCAACGCGGCCGCGGCGGCGAAGGACCCGGAGTCGGTCTACCACTTCTACCGGCAGCTGATCGCGCTGCGGCACGACGAACCCGCGGTGGTGTACGGCGACTTCACCATGCTGCTGCCCGACGACGAGCGGCTGTACGCCTACACCCGCCGGCATGGCAGCACCGAGCTGCTGGTCATCGGCAACTTCACCGGCGACGCGGTGGTGGCCGGCCTCGCCGACGCCGGGGCGTGGTCGTCGGCCGAACTGCTGCTGACGAACGCCCCGGCGCCGCACGACTGGGAGCTGGCGCCCTGGCAGGTGGTGATCTACCGCCGCCGGGTCAGCCGGTGA
- a CDS encoding bifunctional diguanylate cyclase/phosphodiesterase: protein MTTVRAVFAGASAIALVLIGAGPEMLQTPVMVLSVLGGLAAMTYGLRRLAPAGQREPWLYLLGAAWLSFAGIVIRALVPGAGASPPTAMALIPDAFVLPGYVLMGCAFGAMLQRRRAVDDDPARLDALLVGLAAAFMCWSYLVAPSIDQQGLSALRVANAFFPVVDVVLLVLVAQLALSGARAPALWLLMGAAASMFIGDFVFMLRDGNLADVSAQVVTVLFVVTFLLTGAAMLHPSMRTLTQPQRIVVKDLSKLRTALIALVVVVPVVLTTIETVKGPLDATVRAALCVLLVLAIVYRVVRSNNSRARAEHVIRRRATHDALTDLPNRELLTETITAWGNRPVGLLFLDLDRFKLVNDHWGHQVGDELLCAVADRIQQHVRPGDVVCRIGGDEFVVALAGPAPTGTGPFVSPPRRIAESLATRLLAELARPFALSVGDVIISASIGVATSGGGVPALDLIRDADTAMYKAKDSGRNAYAVFDTSLHEQVRTRMDLEQALRGALERGELYATYQPIIDLRTGELDGFETLMRWEHPQLGPVSPLQFIPIAEETGLIVDAGAWLLRESARQLAAWRATRGPDARPLHVSVNVSVRQLRDEALVGVVRDVLAETGLPPSALWLEITESGVMEDLETALAALGALRDLGVILAIDDFGTGYSSLSYLNRLPVGILKLDRSFVSDVGEHGANESIVRAVLAMTKAMNLRVVAEGVETALQRDWLRAQGCDLGQGWLFGRPLPAAAHDGTIRAGLMLRG from the coding sequence GTGACCACAGTCCGGGCGGTATTCGCCGGAGCCTCGGCGATCGCCCTCGTGCTGATCGGCGCCGGCCCGGAGATGCTGCAGACGCCCGTCATGGTGCTCAGCGTGCTGGGCGGTCTGGCGGCGATGACCTACGGGCTGCGCCGCCTCGCCCCGGCCGGCCAGCGCGAACCCTGGCTCTACCTGCTCGGGGCGGCCTGGCTGTCGTTCGCCGGCATCGTGATCCGCGCGCTGGTCCCGGGGGCCGGCGCCTCCCCGCCCACCGCCATGGCCCTGATCCCGGACGCCTTCGTGCTGCCCGGCTACGTGCTGATGGGTTGCGCGTTCGGCGCCATGCTGCAGCGCCGCCGGGCGGTGGACGACGACCCGGCCCGGCTGGACGCGCTGCTGGTCGGGCTGGCCGCGGCGTTCATGTGCTGGTCCTACCTGGTGGCCCCGTCGATCGACCAGCAGGGGCTGTCGGCGCTGCGGGTGGCCAATGCTTTCTTCCCGGTCGTCGACGTCGTGCTGCTGGTGCTGGTGGCCCAGCTCGCCCTCTCCGGCGCCCGCGCGCCCGCGCTGTGGCTGCTCATGGGGGCGGCGGCCAGCATGTTCATCGGTGACTTCGTCTTCATGCTGCGCGACGGCAACCTGGCCGACGTGTCCGCCCAGGTCGTCACCGTGCTGTTCGTCGTCACGTTCCTGCTGACCGGCGCGGCGATGCTGCACCCCTCGATGCGTACCTTGACCCAGCCGCAACGCATCGTGGTCAAGGACCTGAGCAAGCTCCGTACGGCGCTGATCGCGCTGGTCGTCGTGGTCCCGGTCGTGCTGACCACAATCGAGACCGTCAAGGGCCCGCTGGACGCCACCGTCCGCGCCGCGCTGTGCGTCCTGCTGGTCCTGGCGATCGTCTACCGCGTGGTGCGCTCCAACAACTCGCGCGCCCGCGCGGAACACGTGATCCGCCGGCGTGCCACCCACGACGCCCTGACCGACCTGCCCAACCGGGAGCTGCTCACCGAGACGATCACCGCGTGGGGGAACCGGCCGGTCGGGCTGCTCTTCCTCGACCTCGACCGGTTCAAGCTGGTCAACGATCACTGGGGGCACCAGGTCGGCGACGAGCTGCTGTGCGCGGTCGCCGACCGGATCCAGCAGCACGTGCGGCCGGGCGACGTGGTCTGCCGCATCGGCGGTGACGAGTTCGTGGTGGCGCTGGCCGGCCCGGCACCCACCGGCACCGGCCCGTTCGTGTCCCCGCCGCGCCGGATCGCCGAGTCGCTGGCCACCCGCCTGCTGGCCGAACTGGCCCGCCCGTTCGCCCTCTCCGTCGGCGACGTGATCATCTCGGCGTCCATCGGGGTCGCCACCTCCGGCGGCGGTGTGCCCGCGCTCGACCTGATCCGCGACGCCGACACCGCCATGTACAAGGCCAAGGACTCCGGGCGCAACGCCTACGCGGTCTTCGACACCTCGCTGCACGAGCAGGTCCGCACCCGCATGGACCTCGAACAGGCCCTGCGCGGCGCCCTCGAACGTGGCGAGCTCTACGCCACCTACCAGCCGATCATCGACCTGCGGACCGGCGAGCTCGACGGCTTCGAGACCCTGATGCGCTGGGAGCACCCCCAGCTCGGCCCGGTCTCCCCGCTGCAGTTCATCCCGATCGCCGAGGAGACCGGCCTGATCGTCGACGCGGGCGCCTGGCTGCTGCGCGAGTCAGCCCGGCAACTCGCGGCCTGGCGCGCCACCCGCGGCCCCGACGCCCGCCCGCTGCACGTCTCGGTCAACGTCTCGGTCCGCCAGTTGCGCGACGAGGCCCTGGTCGGCGTCGTCCGCGACGTGCTCGCCGAGACCGGGCTGCCGCCCTCGGCGCTCTGGCTGGAGATCACCGAATCGGGCGTCATGGAGGACCTGGAGACCGCCCTGGCCGCGCTCGGCGCCCTGCGCGACCTCGGCGTCATCCTGGCCATCGACGATTTCGGTACGGGCTACTCGTCGCTCAGCTACCTCAACCGACTCCCCGTCGGCATCCTCAAACTGGACCGCTCCTTCGTCTCCGACGTGGGCGAGCACGGCGCCAACGAATCCATCGTCCGGGCCGTCCTGGCCATGACCAAGGCCATGAACCTGCGGGTCGTCGCCGAGGGCGTGGAAACCGCCCTGCAGCGCGACTGGCTTCGTGCCCAGGGCTGCGACCTGGGCCAGGGCTGGCTCTTCGGCCGCCCGCTGCCCGCCGCGGCCCACGACGGGACCATCCGGGCCGGTCTCATGCTCCGAGGGTGA
- a CDS encoding NADP-dependent oxidoreductase translates to MRAVVFDRFGPPEVLRVAEVADPVPGPGEVRVRVRAAGVQPFDVGFRRGTMPRVTASFPQQIGQEYSGVVDQLGPEVTGWAPGAAVLGSTMLNGCAELLVVAAGTVVPQPPELDFPAAAALVAAAQTAAGALEWLGVGPGDVLLIHAGAGSVGTVATQLARRAGAVVIGTASPANHDYLRELGAIPVPYGEGLVEAVRATGHRVTVALDAAGGAAVDQSIALGVEPQRVGTIVDDAAAGRHGAPVVRAGRDPGRLAAVVALAAKGELVMPVREFPFEQVARAHATVESRHGRGKVVVTLGA, encoded by the coding sequence ATGAGAGCCGTCGTGTTCGATCGTTTCGGGCCGCCCGAGGTGTTGCGGGTGGCCGAGGTCGCCGATCCGGTGCCCGGTCCCGGCGAGGTCCGGGTCCGGGTCCGCGCCGCCGGGGTGCAGCCGTTCGACGTCGGGTTCCGGCGGGGCACGATGCCGCGGGTCACCGCGTCCTTCCCGCAGCAGATCGGCCAGGAGTACTCGGGGGTGGTCGATCAGCTCGGGCCGGAGGTCACCGGCTGGGCACCCGGTGCCGCGGTGCTGGGCTCCACGATGCTCAACGGCTGCGCCGAGCTGCTCGTGGTGGCCGCCGGCACGGTCGTGCCCCAGCCGCCCGAGCTGGACTTCCCGGCGGCGGCCGCGCTGGTGGCCGCCGCCCAGACCGCAGCCGGGGCGCTGGAGTGGCTCGGGGTCGGCCCGGGCGACGTCCTGCTGATCCACGCGGGCGCCGGGTCGGTCGGCACGGTCGCCACCCAGCTGGCCCGGCGGGCGGGGGCGGTGGTGATCGGCACGGCGAGCCCGGCCAACCACGACTACCTGCGCGAGCTGGGTGCGATCCCGGTGCCGTACGGCGAGGGGCTGGTCGAGGCCGTACGCGCCACCGGCCACCGGGTGACCGTCGCCCTGGACGCCGCGGGCGGCGCGGCCGTCGACCAGTCGATCGCGCTGGGCGTCGAGCCGCAGCGGGTCGGCACCATCGTCGACGACGCGGCGGCCGGGCGGCACGGCGCCCCGGTGGTGCGGGCCGGGCGTGATCCGGGCCGGCTGGCTGCGGTGGTGGCGCTGGCCGCCAAGGGCGAGCTGGTCATGCCGGTGCGCGAGTTCCCGTTCGAGCAGGTGGCGCGGGCGCACGCGACGGTCGAGTCGCGGCACGGCCGGGGGAAGGTGGTCGTCACCCTCGGAGCATGA
- a CDS encoding SDR family oxidoreductase, with protein MTISALFIRRSSGPVCESERHGPDQHRNDLVRCLDSGPQSSTAGPGKPGSGPGRRGSGPGSSTAGPESWYGERRRIHHKIIDMTGKLEGKTAVVTGGSRGIGRAIVTRLAADGASVIFGYRARSAEAAELERTVPGARAVQADLAQPGAVHRLLDLAGDNLDILVANAAASFTRTPFADITEAEYDRIFTVNTRSTFQAIQYAATHMRDNGRIITVSTINTVLPFPGDGVYIGSKGAVEQFAAVAAKELGPRGITVNTVSPGATDTDLLRSTNTEEGLALSARLSPLGRLGEPEDIADVVAFLAGPDGRWITGQNIHASGGII; from the coding sequence ATGACGATCAGCGCTCTGTTCATACGTCGATCCTCCGGCCCGGTTTGCGAATCGGAAAGACACGGACCCGACCAGCACCGGAACGATCTGGTCAGGTGCCTCGACAGCGGGCCGCAAAGCTCGACAGCGGGCCCCGGAAAGCCCGGCAGCGGGCCCGGAAGGCGCGGCAGCGGGCCCGGAAGCTCGACAGCGGGCCCGGAAAGTTGGTACGGCGAGCGGCGCCGCATTCACCATAAAATCATCGATATGACGGGGAAACTTGAGGGCAAGACCGCCGTCGTTACCGGCGGATCCCGCGGCATCGGCCGCGCCATCGTGACCCGGCTGGCAGCCGACGGCGCCAGCGTCATCTTCGGTTATCGCGCCCGTTCAGCGGAGGCTGCGGAGTTGGAGAGGACCGTTCCCGGCGCCCGGGCCGTGCAGGCGGACCTGGCGCAGCCCGGCGCGGTCCACCGTTTGCTCGACCTGGCCGGCGACAACCTCGACATCCTGGTGGCGAACGCGGCGGCTTCGTTCACCCGCACACCGTTTGCCGACATCACCGAGGCCGAGTACGACCGTATCTTCACCGTCAACACCCGTTCCACGTTCCAAGCGATCCAGTACGCCGCAACGCACATGCGCGACAACGGCCGCATCATCACGGTGTCGACCATCAACACCGTTCTCCCGTTTCCCGGGGACGGCGTATATATCGGAAGCAAGGGAGCCGTGGAACAGTTCGCCGCGGTGGCAGCCAAGGAACTCGGGCCGCGCGGGATCACGGTGAACACCGTTTCCCCGGGAGCGACCGACACCGACCTTCTCCGGTCTACGAACACCGAGGAAGGCCTGGCTTTGTCGGCTCGGCTGTCACCCCTGGGCCGGCTCGGTGAGCCCGAGGACATCGCGGACGTGGTCGCGTTCCTGGCCGGCCCGGACGGCCGTTGGATCACCGGCCAGAACATCCACGCCAGCGGCGGGATCATTTAG
- a CDS encoding cysteine hydrolase family protein: MNRALIVIDVQESFRVRRNWRIVGDPEIGKPVQRLVDAARAAGDLVVWVLHSEPGSGSPFDPASGNVRVFDELTPLSEEPTITKTSRNAFSTTNLQQLLTKRGIHDLTLCGIQTEQCVETTARVGADLGYAITFVTDATTTFPIAHRDAPAGRSVEEIVADPRTLQVDDIVTRTEYALAGRFATVVKVGELTGS; encoded by the coding sequence ATGAACAGAGCGCTGATCGTCATTGATGTCCAGGAGTCGTTCCGGGTCCGGCGGAACTGGCGGATCGTCGGTGATCCGGAGATCGGGAAACCCGTGCAACGCCTCGTCGACGCGGCGCGGGCCGCCGGGGACCTCGTGGTCTGGGTGCTGCATTCCGAGCCCGGCAGCGGCAGCCCGTTCGACCCGGCATCGGGAAACGTCCGGGTCTTCGACGAACTGACGCCGCTGTCCGAGGAGCCGACCATCACCAAGACCTCGCGGAACGCCTTCTCCACCACGAACCTGCAACAGCTGCTCACCAAGCGGGGCATCCACGACCTGACGCTCTGCGGGATCCAGACGGAACAGTGCGTGGAAACGACGGCCCGAGTCGGCGCCGACCTGGGATACGCGATCACCTTTGTCACCGATGCCACCACGACCTTCCCGATCGCGCACCGGGACGCACCGGCCGGTCGCAGCGTCGAGGAGATCGTCGCTGACCCGCGCACGTTGCAGGTCGACGACATCGTGACGCGCACCGAGTACGCACTCGCCGGTCGGTTCGCTACCGTGGTGAAGGTGGGAGAGCTGACCGGATCGTGA